One Saccharomyces eubayanus strain FM1318 chromosome VIII, whole genome shotgun sequence genomic window carries:
- the MTR10 gene encoding mRNA transport regulator MTR10 translates to MDNFQVPDIQTALQCISSNASQDDKNKALQFLEQFQRSVTAWSVCNEVLTKPDPTNSLLELNIFAAQTLRNKVTYDLSQLENNLLQFKDSLLNILVSHNQKLIITQLNVALARLAIQFLEWQNPIFEIISLLNSSPSILLNFLRILPEETLDIASTPLTEVEFNSRIHELIDPIAEDVLKFLISCIDQLQSTNFNTNSSPISLEQILHCLNSWSYEFAIEQLLTVQPLVSLVFETISNGNENDMEAFDAAIDCLCVILRESRDTTNEQLISGLFEQLMLLQQKLMPSLIMDQPLDDEYDVDLLEGMTRLFVEAGEAWSVFISKNPEFFKPMVSVLLMLTCKNEDLDIVSYTFPFWFNFKQNLVLPRYQNSKEVYSDIFVKLINGIITHLQYPSGQFSSKEEEDKFKDFRYHMGDVLKDCTAVVGTSEALSQPLIRIKSAITNNNNWQVMEAPLFSLRTMAKEVSLTESTLLPEIIKIICSLPEQPKIRYASTLVLGRYTEWTAKHPELLEIQLQYIFSGFQLHEGSTDMQSIITASSHALMFFCSDCSKLLTGYIDQLINFFLNVQNSVDIESQFELCQGLSAVINNQPTTEVSTIFQKLLDDNLNQIETLVPQWKANSMLVAPQIADKIDLLYALFEELKPRYNYPQQGSEPLLPQMEFIWNALRTLLVDAGAMTDSIIVERVAKLLRRVFEKFHVFCEPLLPSVAEFLTQGYSTTGFGSYLWCSGSLIVIFGDDESFPISPDLKNAIWKFALSQCETFILNFNEFNKTQLNDYHEAIIDFFSLISDLIMFYPGEFLNSTELLTPVLNVSLECVSKLDNYDAYICILRCLDDIISWGFNTPPISTVSIEVVPAEWRKQVINEVIIPHGNRLIVVLFIGLVTTFENTAHSDAISCIVKCLRILTEANNNDSTICIEWIFKVVEQLGQVTVKERDNLVQAVVEGLNSRDYRKVREGIRTFVGWYLRKNVNSRFE, encoded by the coding sequence ATGGACAACTTCCAAGTACCTGATATCCAAACCGCTTTGCAATGCATCTCTTCCAATGCATCACAAGACGATAAAAATAAGGCGCTCCAATTTCTAGAACAGTTCCAACGATCCGTTACTGCATGGTCAGTTTGTAACGAAGTCTTAACTAAGCCAGATCCCACGAACTCACTTTTGGAGctaaatatttttgctGCCCAAACTTTAAGAAATAAAGTCACGTACGATCTATCACAACTTGAAAATAATTTGTTACAATTTAAAGACTCTCTGTTAAACATATTAGTTTCTCATAACCAAAAATTAATTATAACGCAACTGAATGTTGCACTTGCACGTTTAGCCATCCAATTTCTAGAATGGCAGAACCCAATTTTCGAGATCATTTCATTGCTAAATTCATCACCATCCATATTGTTAAACTTTCTAAGAATTTTACCTGAAGAAACGTTGGACATCGCCTCCACTCCACTTACAGAAGTAGAATTCAATTCCAGAATCCATGAATTAATCGATCCCATAGCCGAAGACGTGTTGAAGTTTCTAATCTCATGCATAGACCAATTACAAAGTACAAACTTTAACACTAACTCATCTCCGATTTCATTAGAGCAGATTTTACATTGTTTGAATTCCTGGTCATATGAATTCGCCATCGAACAGCTGTTAACCGTTCAGCCATTGGTATCCCTAGTGTTCGAGACCATTTCCAACGGTAATGAAAATGACATGGAGGCATTTGATGCTGCTATTGATTGTTTATGCGTTATTTTAAGAGAAAGCAGAGATACCACTAATGAGCAGCTAATTTCTGGTTTATTTGAACAGTTGATGCTCttacaacaaaaattaatgCCTAGCTTAATCATGGATCAGCCCTTGGATGATGAATATGATGTCGATCTTTTAGAAGGTATGACACGTTTATTTGTGGAAGCTGGTGAAGCTTGGTccgttttcatttctaaAAATCCTGAATTTTTTAAACCAATGGTTTCAGTGTTATTGATGTTAACTtgcaaaaatgaagacTTAGATATTGTTTCTTATACATTTCCGTTTTGGTTTAACTTCAAACAAAACTTGGTTTTGCcaagatatcaaaattCTAAAGAGGTTTACTCCGACATTTTTGTCAAATTGATCAATGGTATAATCACTCATTTACAATATCCATCAGGCCAATTCTCATCTaaggaggaggaagatAAGTTTAAAGATTTTAGGTATCATATGGGTGACGTTTTGAAAGACTGTACTGCAGTAGTAGGGACCTCTGAGGCCTTATCACAACCACTAATAAGAATCAAGTCAGCCATAAcgaacaacaacaactgGCAAGTCATGGAAGCTCCATTATTCTCCCTGAGAACGATGGCCAAGGAAGTGTCTCTAACTGAAAGCACCCTGCTACCagaaattatcaaaattaTTTGCAGCTTGCCGGAGCAACCCAAGATCAGATACGCGTCAACACTGGTTCTTGGTAGATATACTGAGTGGACAGCCAAGCATCCTGAACTATTAGAGATCCAGTTACAGTATATTTTTAGTGGTTTCCAACTACATGAGGGTTCGACGGATATGCAAAGTATAATTACCGCATCATCGCATGCTTTAATGTTTTTCTGTTCAGATTGTTCAAAATTATTAACCGGATACATCGATCAGTTGAttaacttttttctcaatGTACAGAATTCGGTCGACATCGAATCGCAATTTGAATTATGCCAAGGCCTGAGTGCAGTGATAAACAATCAACCAACAACTGAAGTTTCTacaatatttcaaaaactatTAGACGATAATCTGAACCAAATTGAAACTTTGGTTCCTCAATGGAAGGCAAATTCGATGTTGGTCGCTCCACAGATTGCTGATAAGATTGATTTGCTCTATGCActatttgaagaattaaaaCCACGATACAATTATCCACAGCAGGGATCGGAACCCTTATTACCTCAAATGGAATTCATCTGGAATGCATTAAGAACCTTATTGGTCGACGCAGGTGCAATGACAGATAGCATTATTGTGGAAAGAGTTGCCAAACTGCTGCGTAGAGTCTTCGAAAAATTCCATGTATTTTGTGAGCCACTATTACCATCTGTGGCAGAATTTTTAACTCAGGGCTATTCAACCACTGGATTCGGTTCATATTTATGGTGCTCAGGTTCTCTTATTGTTATATTCGGGGATGATGAATCATTCCCAATATCTcctgatttgaaaaatgcaatTTGGAAGTTTGCTTTATCTCAATGCGAAACCTTTATCCTAAATTTCAATGAGTTCAACAAGACACAATTGAATGATTATCATGAGGCaatcattgattttttctcattGATTTCGGATTTAATTATGTTCTACCCCGGCGAGTTTTTAAATTCTACAGAATTGCTAACCCCAGTATTGAACGTTTCCCTGGAATGCGTTAGCAAATTGGACAATTATGATGcgtatatatgtattttgCGTTGCTTAGACGATATCATATCGTGGGGATTCAATACTCCACCAATCTCCACCGTATCCATTGAAGTTGTTCCAGCTGAATGGAGAAAACAAGTTATTAACGAAGTGATAATACCACATGGTAATCGGTTGATCGTAGTACTGTTCATAGGACTGGTAAccacttttgaaaacaccGCCCATTCAGACGCCATTAGCTGTATTGTGAAGTGTTTGAGAATATTAACGGAGGCGAACAACAACGATTCCACAATATGCATCGAATGGATCTTCAAAGTGGTGGAGCAACTGGGTCAGGTGACCGTCAAGGAAAGAGATAATTTGGTACAGGCTGTGGTCGAGGGGTTGAACTCGAGAGATTACAGGAAGGTTAGAGAGGGGATCAGAACTTTTGTTGGATGGTATTTAAGAAAGAACGTCAATTCAAGATTCGAATGA
- the SME1 gene encoding mRNA splicing protein SME1, translated as MSNNNRSKAMVPPINCIFNYLQQQTLVTIWLFEQVGIRIRGKIAGFDEFMNVVIDDAIEIPVNSANGKEDVEKGTPLGKILLKGDNITLITSVD; from the coding sequence ATGTCAAATAACAATAGAAGCAAGGCGATGGTGCCACCAATCAACTGTATATTCAACTATTTACAACAACAGACATTAGTAACGATATGGTTATTTGAGCAAGTTGGCATAAGAATCAGAGGCAAAATAGCAGGGTTTGATGAATTTATGAATGTAGTCATCGATGATGCTATAGAGATACCTGTTAATAGTGCAAACGGTAAAGAAGATGTAGAAAAGGGCACGCCGCTCGGGAAAATACTGTTAAAAGGTGATAATATAACATTAATAACATCAGTAGATTaa
- the GET4 gene encoding protein GET4, whose product MASAETDAVQAKLAKTLQRFESKIKAGDYYEAHQTLRTIANRYVRSKSYEHAIELISQGALSFLKAKQGGSGTDLIFYLLEVYNLADIKVDDVSVARLVRLIAELDPSEPNLRDVITGMNNWSIKFSEYKFGDPYLHNVIGIKLLEGGFVYEAERYFMLGTHDSMVKYVDLLWNWLCQVDEIEDSTVAEYFSRLIFNYLFICNISFAHESKDIFLARFIEKFQPKYEEIEKNGYKIFFFEDYSDLNFLQLLLITCQTKDKNYFQNLKNHYLDFSQVYKSELEFLGQEYFNIVAPKQSNFLQDMMSGFLGGSK is encoded by the coding sequence ATGGCCTCAGCAGAAACCGATGCTGTACAAGCAAAATTGGCTAAGACCCTACAAAGATTCGAAAGTAAAATCAAAGCCGGAGATTATTACGAAGCGCATCAGACATTGAGAACTATTGCTAATAGATATGTTAGAAGTAAATCATACGAGCATGCCATTGAACTGATTAGTCAGGGTGCTCTCTCATTTTTAAAGGCAAAGCAAGGCGGTTCGGGCACAGACTTGATCTTCTATCTTCTTGAAGTCTATAATTTAGCGGACATTAAAGTGGATGACGTCTCAGTTGCCAGATTGGTCAGGTTAATAGCCGAGTTAGATCCTAGCGAACCTAATTTGAGAGATGTCATTACCGGTATGAATAACTGGTCTATCAAGTTTAGTGAGTATAAGTTTGGAGACCCATACTTACATAATGTTATTGGAATCAAGCTATTAGAAGGTGGCTTCGTTTATGAGGCTGAAAGATACTTTATGTTGGGCACACACGATTCAATGGTTAAATATGTTGATTTGTTATGGAATTGGTTATGCCAAGTGGACGAAATTGAAGACAGCACAGTGGCAGAATACTTCAGCAGATTGATTTTCAATTATCTATTCATCTGTAACATATCATTTGCACACGAATCAAAGgatattttcttggcaAGATTTATTGAGAAATTTCAACCCAAGTACgaggaaattgaaaagaacggttataaaatatttttcttcgaaGATTATTCTGATTTAAATTTCTTGCAGTTATTGCTAATTACATGTCAGACCAAGGATAAAAACTActtccaaaatttgaagaatcaCTATTTGGATTTCTCTCAAGTTTACAAAAGCGAATTGGAATTCTTGGGCCAAGAGTATTTCAATATTGTTGCTCCCAAGCAGTCCAACTTCTTACAAGATATGATGTCAGGTTTCCTAGGAGgatcaaaatga
- the YRR1 gene encoding Yrr1p: MAMKRTSDALLENFQVADATPLSDNGNANGTAGGDGGGDGSNAARLTSSNGNKKRNKLIKSCGFCRRRKLRCDQQKPMCSTCISRNLVDCQYAEEFNKSVEKKAIYGTFSNVELLKKIDDLENKIRTLENNRNTNSPTNFVCSSSNFSLLNSTTCGGSTESPDPLPNGVINPYADRYYVQCKHSGRSIIYGPTSMRTQISSTNWGFIAKYEQLWTKVKVERNIWKKNNQKTMCRELCLLKESSWEPGPLLEQICKFLPTYEKIFSIIDHVFDDEVINEFNIILDKTKITKDYIDYFMPGKEALPNGERPIVYILSNSKNNYYKAAVILMILCLRYFYGNIPAPLEKLLIFLNGTSTEKVFYIERAQMLILLFYHRELHSFGGDGSHLLNINESLFATVTTLGLHLDIRKIFKGEEQSMGSLESLENIWFMAILIDYTMSSHIGKPLMINKFYLDETQEYCVLNDQSKTYEGKLKRYLKMARSMLFALYDREKFPDLKLFSKQLISFVEEELGPLGHYTDENLAVEVPLKETRIICMALGLILSFYALVHSVLKVRTFESKNNTFQLVLINFSIIVNTTIRCFLIDKERYPECFKPSYPHLPPTMAMSMGLRAGLFSKTLVFFCSLIFFKLTLFENGICLSNDMECGWSDLTSITVPLDKDLSMGTAMKLYTEISDRLFNAGDKLLVRTMHNSPQFIIELAIERTSRTILGNVLEFRKMTEETWLSQIRQELDPLPTELRSEQEQHHQHHAPLNREASLPQEPGSPAPPSAPSTDPTTVPSQGDDKNPTKSQSEIIQMLTDEFWTNYNLGWEELINQSEFSTMFNDIEGSTAEPKGW; this comes from the coding sequence atgGCAATGAAAAGGACAAGTGATGCCTTATTAGAAAATTTCCAGGTCGCTGACGCAACGCCGCTAAGTGATAACGGAAATGCTAATGGCACGGCTGGTGGCGACGGCGGCGGCGATGGAAGTAACGCTGCAAGACTAACATCGTCTAATGGCAAtaagaagagaaataaaCTCATAAAGTCGTGCGGATTTTGTAGGAGAAGGAAACTTCGTTGCGACCAACAGAAGCCAATGTGTTCTACATGCATTTCTAGAAACTTAGTGGATTGTCAATACGCTGAAGAGTTCAATAAGAGcgttgaaaaaaaagccatCTATGGAACTTTTTCTAACGTTGAATTACTTAAGAAAATCGacgatttggaaaataagATTCGTACGCTAGAAAACAACAGAAATACCAATTCGCCTACGAACTTCGTGTGTAGCTCTTCGAATTTTTCGCTTTTGAACTCTACGACTTGTGGAGGATCTACTGAATCTCCGGACCCTTTACCAAACGGTGTCATAAATCCATACGCTGATCGCTACTACGTACAATGTAAACATTCAGGTAGGTCGATAATATATGGCCCAACCTCTATGAGGACACAGATTTCCAGTACTAATTGGGGGTTTATTGCAAAATATGAACAATTATGGACCAAAGTTAAAGTGGAGAGGAACAtatggaagaaaaacaatcaaAAGACAATGTGTAGAGAATTGTGCCTTTTAAAGGAGTCAAGCTGGGAACCTGGCCCACTGCTTGAACAAATATGCAAGTTTTTACCAACGTATgagaaaatcttttcaatcaTAGACCACGtctttgatgatgaagtgATCAACGAGTTTAATATTATCCTAGACAAGACTAAAATTACCAAAGATTATATAGATTACTTTATGCCAGGTAAAGAAGCCTTACCAAATGGCGAGAGACCCATCGTTTACATCTTGTCCAACTCAAAGAACAATTATTATAAAGCCGCAGTGATACTAATGATCCTTTGTCTAAGGTATTTCTATGGGAACATCCCAGCACCTCTAGAAAAGCTTCTGATTTTCCTGAACGGTACCTCCACGGAGAAAGTATTCTATATCGAACGTGCCCAAATGTTGATACTGCTATTTTACCACCGTGAACTTCACTCATTTGGCGGGGATGGTTCTCATCTGCTCAATATAAACGAGTCATTATTTGCTACAGTCACCACATTAGGATTGCATCTAGACATTaggaaaattttcaaggGCGAAGAACAATCCATGGGTAGCCTGGAAAGTTTGGAGAATATCTGGTTCATGGCAATACTGATCGACTACACCATGTCTTCCCACATTGGTAAGCCTTTGATGATCAACAAGTTTTATCTAGACGAAACTCAGGAGTACTGTGTTTTGAACGATCAGAGTAAAACTTATGAGGGGAAGCTGAAAAGATACTTGAAAATGGCAAGATCCATGTTATTTGCTCTTTACGATAGAGAAAAGTTCCCCgatttgaaacttttttccAAGCAACTTATTAGTTttgtagaagaagaactcGGACCACTGGGACATTACACGGACGAAAACCTTGCCGTGGAGGTCCCCTTAAAGGAAACTAGGATTATATGCATGGCACTGGGCCTAATATTATCATTCTATGCGTTGGTGCACTCTGTGTTGAAAGTCAGGACCTTTGAATCCAAAAACAATACGTTTCAATTGGTTCtgataaatttttccatCATTGTGAACACCACGATCCGATGCTTCCTCATTGATAAAGAACGGTATCCGGAGTGCTTCAAGCCTTCGTACCCGCATTTGCCACCAACCATGGCGATGTCGATGGGCCTTAGAGCGGggcttttttcaaaaactttagtgttcttttgttccttgatatttttcaagctgacgctttttgaaaatgggATATGCCTGTCCAACGATATGGAATGCGGATGGTCGGATTTGACCAGCATAACCGTTCCCTTAGACAAAGACTTGTCGATGGGCACGGCGATGAAACTATACACCGAGATTTCCGACCGTTTATTTAATGCGGGGGATAAACTTCTGGTACGCACTATGCACAATTCACCGCAGTTTATAATAGAATTGGCCATCGAAAGGACTTCAAGAACCATTCTTGGAAATGTTCTGGAGTTCAGAAAAATGACCGAGGAAACGTGGCTGTCACAAATCAGACAGGAACTAGATCCGCTGCCGACAGAACTAAGAAGCGAGCAAGAACAGCATCACCAACACCACGCGCCTTTGAACAGAGAGGCGTCTCTTCCACAGGAGCCGGGCTCTCCGGCTCCGCCATCCGCTCCTTCGACGGATCCGACCACTGTACCTTCACAGGGTGATGATAAGAATCCTACAAAGAGTCAATCAGAGATCATTCAGATGTTGACCGATGAGTTCTGGACCAACTATAACCTGGGCTGGGAAGAACTGATAAACCAATCCGAGTTTTCCACTATGTTCAATGACATCGAAGGCAGCACTGCTGAACCAAAGGGATGGTAA
- the PNS1 gene encoding Pns1p — MLSNEKYQRPVQPPPVYEPKRSSLGSSENSVTADGPTPYHFRQDQYYNLNSKSSGAPIGSYEEAFPTANNNKPKWNDWPFTILFLITVGGFIAIAGITLRAWTKEYSSTGSGIYDGVATGTLNTNAVILLIFSCVIAMIFSLFYIILCRMHPKYFIYCGMISNIVTSLGTAILYMALKYWSAGVVFLVFTFLTAWSYWGMRSRIPLSVAVLKVVGDAAKKCPQMYIVSLIGSIVASAFGLLFSAVVVSTYMKYDPADSNGGCDVSGGSCSHSKLVGVLVVVFYCGYYISEVIRTVIHCVISGIFGSWYYMSKSDQGMPRRPALGSFKRAMTRSFGSICFGSLLAALMDLLRAILKMLRKNVTSKSSSRFVLQIVFSVLDWIIGCVEWVAEYFNRYAYSFVSLYGKSYLRSAKETWHMVREKGMDALINDNLIGAALALFSMFTSYTTCLFAFLYMRFTKPEYNSNNGIKGALMAFSFMIALQVSNITTEAIRSCTSTFFVALSNDPEVFQQSYPDRFDEIFRAYPDVLKKLNHQDI, encoded by the coding sequence ATGTTATCCAAcgaaaaatatcaaaggCCTGTACAGCCACCTCCAGTGTACGAGCCGAAGCGCTCATCGCTCGGCTCGTCCGAGAACTCGGTCACGGCTGACGGACCAACGCCGTACCACTTCAGACAGGACCAGTACTACAACCTGAACTCCAAGTCTAGTGGCGCACCCATTGGGAGCTATGAGGAAGCCTTTCCCACGgctaacaacaacaagccTAAGTGGAATGACTGGCCCTTCACCATTTTGTTCCTAATCACGGTAGGCGGGTTCATCGCCATTGCAGGTATCACTTTAAGAGCATGGACCAAGGAATACAGTAGCACAGGGTCCGGGATCTACGATGGTGTGGCAACTGGCACTCTGAATACGAACGCAGTTATCTTGCTGATTTTCTCGTGCGTCATTGCGATGatcttttcccttttttatATCATCCTTTGCCGGATGCACCCGAAGTACTTCATATACTGCGGTATGATCTCGAACATCGTGACTTCTTTGGGTACCGCCATCTTGTATATGGCTTTGAAGTACTGGTCTGCGGGGGTCGTGTTTCTGGTCTTCACCTTTTTGACCGCCTGGAGTTACTGGGGCATGAGATCCAGGATTCCCCTCTCTGTGGCAGTTTTGAAGGTTGTCGGTGATGCAGCCAAGAAATGTCCTCAAATGTATATTGTTTCGCTTATCGGATCCATTGTTGCCAGTGCATTTGGGCTTTTATTCTCAGCGGTCGTCGTGTCCACGTATATGAAATATGATCCAGCCGATTCAAACGGTGGTTGTGACGTCTCTGGTGGCAGCTGTTCTCATTCGAAACTGGTCGGTGTCTTGGTTGTGGTGTTTTACTGTGGGTATTACATCTCTGAAGTTATAAGGACTGTCATCCATTGTGTCATTTCCGGTATCTTTGGTAGCTGGTACTATATGTCCAAGTCCGATCAAGGCATGCCAAGGAGGCCCGCATTAGGATCGTTCAAAAGAGCCATGACTCGCTCGTTTGGTTCCATTTGCTTCGGGTCTTTACTGGCCGCCTTAATGGATCTTTTGAGGGCAATATTAAAAATGCTTAGAAAGAACGTCACCTCCAAAAGTAGTAGCAGGTTTGTTCTCCAGATTGTGTTCTCGGTGCTGGACTGGATTATTGGGTGTGTAGAATGGGTGGCCGAGTACTTTAACCGTTATGCCTACTCATTTGTCTCACTTTATGGTAAGTCTTATTTGAGATCCGCTAAGGAAACTTGGCATATGGTAAGAGAAAAGGGTATGGATGCATTGATTAACGATAATTTGATTGGTGCTGCACTGGCCTTATTTTCCATGTTCACCAGTTACACCACCTGTTTGTTTGCTTTCCTATACATGAGATTTACGAAACCTGAATACAACTCGAATAATGGTATTAAGGGTGCCTTGATGGCTTTCTCGTTTATGATAGCTCTTCAGGTTTCTAATATCACAACAGAGGCAATCAGATCTTGTACATcaactttctttgttgCACTCAGTAACGATCCAGAGGTCTTCCAACAGTCCTATCCTGATAGATTCGATGAAATATTTAGAGCCTATCCAGATGTCCTTAAGAAATTGAACCATCAGGATATCTAA
- the PUP1 gene encoding proteasome core particle subunit beta 2, with product MAGLSFDNYQRNSFLAGNSHTQPKATSTGTTIVGVKYKNGVVIAADTRSTQGPIVADKNCAKLHRISPKIWCAGAGTAADTEAVTQLIGSNIELHSLYTSREPRVVSALQMLKQHLFKYQGHIGAYLIVAGVDPTGAHLFSIHAHGSTDVGYYLSLGSGSLAAMAVLESHWKQDLSKDEAIKLASDAIQAGIWNDLGSGSNVDVCVMEIGKDAEYLRNYLTPNVRESKQRSYKFPRGTTAVLKESIINVCDVQEEQIDITA from the coding sequence ATGGCAGGTTTATCATTTGACAATTACCAAAGAAACAGCTTCCTAGCAGGGAACTCGCACACACAGCCCAAGGCCACTTCCACAGGTACCACTATTGTGGGGGTGAAGTATAAAAACGGTGTTGTGATCGCTGCAGACACAAGATCCACTCAAGGCCCCATCGTGGCAGACAAGAACTGTGCGAAATTACACAGAATCTCCCCCAAGATATGGTGTGCTGGTGCCGGTACTGCCGCCGATACTGAGGCTGTGACACAGTTGATCGGGTCCAACATTGAACTGCATTCTTTATACACTTCGAGAGAGCCACGGGTGGTGTCCGCTTTGCAGATGCTTAAGCAGCATCTGTTCAAGTACCAGGGCCACATTGGTGCCTATTTGATTGTCGCTGGTGTAGACCCCACGGGAGCTCActtgttttcaattcacGCACACGGATCCACTGATGTGGGCTACTACTTGTCCCTGGGTTCTGGTTCTCTCGCGGCTATGGCCGTGTTGGAATCTCACTGGAAGCAAGACctttcaaaagatgaagCCATCAAATTGGCCTCCGATGCGATCCAGGCTGGTATCTGGAACGATTTAGGGTCTGGTTCCAACGTAGACGTCTGTGTTATGGAAATAGGTAAAGATGCGGAGTACCTGAGAAACTACTTGACTCCAAATGTTAGAGAATCGAAGCAAAGGAGCTATAAATTCCCTAGAGGCACCACTGCTGTGCTTAAGGAAAGTATCATTAACGTTTGTGATgtacaagaagaacaaatcGATATAACCGCATAA
- the PET123 gene encoding mitochondrial 37S ribosomal protein mS26 PET123 — protein MGKGVAKYGFKSGVFPTTRSILKNPTTKQTDIINKVKSPKPKGILGIGYAKGVQHPKGSHRLPPKVDFINVDSLIEKTVAEPQSIKSSNGAAQKIRLQKAELRRNFLIDAFRKEETKLLLKHEYLQKKTKELEKAKELELEKLNKEKSSDLTIMTLDKMMSEPLLRNRSPEETQLLSLKRNYNRSLLNFQTHQNKLNKLLNLYHVANEFIVTEAQLQKKIDKVFNDETQEFSDAYDINSNFTQFGSRKSLLSGNSTFQTKINNAIMGSLTNEKFFDVSLVDSFLNNDLQNISGRIDSKLNGSFDEPENGNKDTTSL, from the coding sequence ATGGGGAAAGGCGTGGCCAAGTACGGTTTCAAGAGTGGGGTCTTCCCCACTACTAGATCCATCCTGAAGAACCCCACTACAAAGCAGACGGACATTATTAATAAAGTAAAATCTCCCAAGCCCAAGGGGATTCTTGGTATTGGGTATGCAAAAGGTGTGCAACATCCGAAGGGGTCGCACCGGTTGCCACCCAAGGTCGACTTTATCAACGTGGATAGCCTTATTGAAAAGACCGTGGCCGAGCCTCAGAGCATCAAGTCGAGTAATGGGGCAGCCCAAAAAATAAGGCTACAAAAGGCTGAATTGAGAAGGAATTTTCTTATCGATGCTTTCCGCAAGGAGGAAACCAAGCTACTGCTAAAACACGAATAtttgcaaaagaaaacaaaggaaCTTGAAAAGGCCAAAGAGCTGGAACTTGAAAAACTGAACAAGGAAAAATCCTCCGATTTGACTATAATGACTCTTGACAAAATGATGTCTGAACCTCTTTTGAGAAATAGATCACCAGAAGAGACCCAGTTGTTGAgtttaaaaagaaactacaaCAGATCACTGCTAAATTTTCAAACCCACCAAAACAAATTAAACAAACTATTAAACCTGTATCATGTCGCTAATGAATTTATTGTCACTGAAGCTCAAttgcagaagaagattgaCAAAGTGTTCAACGATGAAACGCAGGAGTTTTCCGATGCTTACGATATAAATTCAAACTTCACACAGTTTGGAAGTAGGAAATCGCTGCTTTCGGGTAATTCCACTTTCCAAACCAAGATCAATAACGCAATTATGGGTTCTTTGACTAAcgaaaagttttttgatGTTTCTTTAGTGGATTCATTCCTGAACAACGACTTACAAAATATTTCAGGGCGGATCGATTCCAAATTAAACGGTTCATTCGATGAACCTGAAAATGGCAACAAAGATACAACCTCCTTGTAA
- the DDP1 gene encoding polyphosphatase DDP1, whose translation MIEKAGSHGIVRSETAREGRENQVYSAITGARLVAGCICLTPDKKEVLMITSSAHKKRWIVPKGGVEKDEPDYETTAQRETWEEAGCVGKIVANLGTVEDMRPPKDWNKDIKQFETARDDPEVAKHPPRTEFHFYELEIEKLIEKFPECHKRHRQLYSYAEAKKHLINAKRPELLEALDRSSIIKDVSDK comes from the coding sequence ATGATTGAAAAGGCAGGTAGTCATGGTATAGTACGTTCTGAGACTGCACGTGAAGGAAGGGAGAACCAAGTTTATTCTGCCATTACTGGTGCAAGATTGGTTGCTGGCTGCATCTGTTTGACTCCCGACAAGAAGGAAGTTCTTATGATCACTTCTTCTGCACATAAGAAGAGATGGATTGTGCCTAAAGGAGgtgttgaaaaagatgaaccTGATTATGAAACGACGGCACAAAGAGAAACTTGGGAAGAAGCTGGTTGCGTGGGTAAAATTGTTGCCAACTTGGGTACGGTGGAAGATATGAGACCTCCAAAGGATTGGAACAAAGATATAAAGCAATTTGAGACCGCAAGAGATGATCCTGAAGTAGCAAAACATCCACCTAGAACCGAGTTTCATTTTTACGAGTTGGAGATTGAAAAGCTCATTGAAAAGTTCCCTGAATGTCATAAAAGACACAGACAACTATACTCTTATGCGGAAGCCAAAAAACACTTGATAAACGCAAAAAGACCCGAATTGCTAGAAGCCCTGGATAGGTCCTCTATTATTAAGGATGTTAGTGATAAGTAG